Part of the Emys orbicularis isolate rEmyOrb1 chromosome 10, rEmyOrb1.hap1, whole genome shotgun sequence genome is shown below.
CTTAGAGGTTATTGAGGACTATTGGGAAATCTATTTTCAAGTCAGAACTCGAGTCTTTGCTCCACCCGCCTGGACATTATGCTTTACAGCACATAAACACTCATATTATGGCAATTATTTCAAGAGCGCTTATTCATGGTTTAGCTAAAGAAACAGAACAATACTTCTTCCTTGAGAACAAATATATAGTGCTCTTCAAAGAGCCGGGAACAAACAATTCAAAGGTATAAGCATTCTATTTTCCATTTTAACAACCCCTTTCTGGCCAGCGGATCTAGGACATTTTACAAACTACATACAGTAGGCCGGGCTGGCCAAAACTTGCCTTCTCACCCACTTCCATCCCCTCTGTGCTGGGTGTCTTTACTCCAGAGGAAGATGCACTTCAGCTTTTCTggctttaggctatgtctacattaccacCTAcattggcaaaacttatgttgctcaggagtgtgactATTCCACCCCTGAGCAAAATAAGTTACGCCAGTATAAGTGCTCATGGGCACAGCGCTACggcagcaggagagcttctcccgccaacatagcttttGCCATTCAcaggggttggtttttttatgccaacaggagagctctctcccaacagagtgtcttcaccagatgtgatGCAGCGACGCAACTATATcggtacagctgcgccgctgtacgGGGTAGTCATGGCCTAAGAGAAAAGGCCATGGGAGCTTTAACTTCTACATGGACTGGTCAGGGACTCACTTTTTCAGGTCACATCCCAGAGATCCTCGCCCACAATCTAGAAAGGTGACAGTGCTACTGTGATCAAAGGCCTCCAGGGCATATGCCAGCCCAGCACTGACTCACCTTACTAGTCACGTGCATATAAGACCCAGGAAACCTCTGGAAACCATCAGCAGAGAGACACTCTGTTAGCGCtactggggagagagaggagccccCCCACCGGGGGTGTACAGAGAGCAGTGCTCCCCTGGTCTCCATGGGGAGAGAGCCTCCCCCCACCTGGGGGATACAGAGAGAAGTGCCCCCCCTCAGGCTCCATGGGGGGAGAGCCCCCCCTACCTGGGAGGTACAGAGAGCAGTGACCCCCTCGGGCTCCAGGGCGGGAGAGCCCCCCCACCTGGGGGTAAGGAGAGCAGTGCCCCCTCAGGCTCCATGGGGGGAGAGCCCTCCCACCTGGGGGGTACAGAGAGCAGTGCCCTCCTCAGGCTCCATGGGGGGAGAGCCCCCCCACCTGGGGGGTACAGAGAGCAGTGCCCTCCTCAGGCTCCATGGGGGGAGAGCCCCCCCACCTGGGGGGTACAGAGAGCAGTGCCCTCCTCAGGCTCCATGGGGGGAGAGCCCCCCCACCTGGGGGGTACAGAGAGCAGTGCCCTCCTCAGGCTCCATGGGGGGAGAGCCCCCCACCTGGGGGGTAAGGAGAGCAGTGCCCCCTCGGGCTCCATGGGGGGAGAGCCCCCCCACCTGGGGGGTACAGAGAGCAGTGCCCCCCTCAGGCTCCATGGGGGGAGAGCCCCCCCACCTGGGGGGTACAGAGAGCAGTGCCCCCCTCAGGCTCCATGGGGGGAGAGCCCCCCCACCTGGGGGGTACAGAGAGCAGTGCCCCCCTCAGGCTCCATGGGGGGAGAGCCCCCCTACCTGGGGGTAAGAAGAGCAGTGCCCCCCTCATGCTCCATGGGGGGAGAGCCCCCCCACCTGGGGGGTACAGAGAGCAGTGCCCCCTCAGGCTCCATGGGGGGAGAGCCCCCCCACCTGGGGGTAAGGAGAGCAGTGCCCCCTCGGGCTCCATGGGGGGAGAGCCCCCCCATCTGGGGGTAAGGAGAGCAGTGTCCCCCTCAGGCTCCATGGGGGGAGAGCCCCCCCACCTGGGGGTACAGCGGGCAGCGCCccccggcgaggatcccccctcCCGCGCCTGCCCGGGTAGCGCCCGCCCCCCGCCGGCCGGTACCTGCAGACCCGCAGCAGCAGGCAGCCGATGAGGCCGGCGCTGAGGACGCACGCCCCGATCACTGCGGCCTTGAGCGCGGACAGGTCCCGGAGCAGCGCGGGCAGGAGGCTGACCTGGGCGCCGCTGTGGTTCCCGGGGGCGCCCAGAGGCTCCGGCGGCGGCCGGCTGGCGTTGGCGGGGCCCTGCGCGGCCAGTGGCGGCCCCGGCGCGGGGGGCTCCCGGCGGCCCCGGACGGGGAGCGcggctagcagcagcagcagggc
Proteins encoded:
- the FAM174B gene encoding membrane protein FAM174B, which codes for MRLAAPLLLLPALLLLLAALPVRGRREPPAPGPPLAAQGPANASRPPPEPLGAPGNHSGAQVSLLPALLRDLSALKAAVIGACVLSAGLIGCLLLRVCRSGKRIKKTRKYDIITTPAERVEMAPLNEDEDDDEDSTVFDVKYR